The Anas platyrhynchos isolate ZD024472 breed Pekin duck chromosome 32, IASCAAS_PekinDuck_T2T, whole genome shotgun sequence genomic sequence cgtcacttggtgacacgccagggctccgccttataagagcgcagccgtggctcggaccctcagtgtcggtgcacggcagcgACGGATATGGAAGGAGCACAGGAGCCTCAAGGAGACCCTGAGCGCAGTCCaagtcccacaatgccgcaaccacCCACCCAGACGAGCCGCCCTTTTAACCTTGCGAGCTCTCCCActtcagaggctgcttctgaatgggatgaggagggaggcatgccccccaggcagcccaggctggcctggcaggagacctggtcttctaggggcagcaaccagccagcagaggacagcttgctggcagaggacaaaACCCCAGTCAAGGCCATTTTGccggtagaggacagcagcctggcagaggccaTTTCTCAGGAAGTGGGCAGCAGCCCGGCACAGGACAGGAGACCGGTAGAGGACAGCTTAGTGGTTGAGGACAGCGGTTCGACACAGGATAGCAAGAAGAAGTCGCAGCTGCTGGATTCCAGTGAGTCttagggatggggtggggagggttggggacacagagaccgcagcttgactccaggactcctttcCTGGGTAAAgtggcgcttgggctgacgggactgagcttcctccgcagcaccacagaatccCAGGACgctctgggctgggggggacctcggcgatcacaatgcttccccccagcccatgctgcccaaagcccacccagcctggccgtgggcagtgccagggagggggcaccgcagcctgcgccaaggcctcactgccctgggcgtgaaggagagaaatccctgcctggccaaaagaaacctgccctctttgaggttaaagctgtcaccccttgtcctgtcactgcagtccatgatgaagatccccctccagctttcctggaagcccctttgggcacggggaggctgcagcgaggtccccccgcagccttctccaggctccacaagcccagctccctcagcctctcttcccagcggagctgctgcagcctctgggcattcccgcggcctccccacgtccttctggggctggggcccttcctctcctcacccctgcattcagcccctctctgcagcactctttgctttcgtCCTTTCCAGGTAATATATGGAAACTGCGCAGAAACTCGGCTGTGCAATCTATCAGGGCATATGTCAGACggaaagaaaaggtaatggcagctaCTTGCATCGCAGCAGTGCTCCTGgagctgccctccaggggtcccacacagccccagacccctcaaggctttggtcctgatggccgtgggtgtccccctaatgctctgttggtgtctttgtggctgccagggcaacgaggagcagaagatagTTTTCCTCATcgaaatctgcgatctgtgcagatgtgtcacCGAGAAGGGTGTGCcgatgaacttgcatggcttctgcagcaaacataagctggtggagcacatcatggtgagaggatgtgcagcgggttggggaaggggcaaggccccccggcaccagccccctgggaggcgagggctggggcagcgctggctctgctgctgctgggtgccggcggctccaaggtctcatcctgcttgtgctctgcaggcgctgatggaaaaggagcccgtggacagcttgcgcacagaaTTCTGGCAGAtcgccatggagactgtcgccctcctcaggtgcgtgcccagcccctggtggcaatgtcctggtggccctgaagctggcagggaggctgcccgtccctcccagggatgcctggccaagggaggtccgtgtcctccttcataagcctcgaggcactgcatccaacaggctcctctctctctctccttcagcaacaccGTACCAACAGCACTGCATGGCAAAAGGGAGAGTCTCCTGAACGTGTGCTGCAAGAgcgtcttctttctgcctccggagtcggacatgccagagacagaaagagcgcTCTACgccaaggtatgtgctgggtgaggtaccggcacccccagtcctgctgagctgctgccttgcttccccgtgctgacacaaccagagaccagtgcagggccggggcccagatttgctttcccagcctcaccctttccccttcccGGGCATGATCCCGTGCTGTAGGATGTCTGCACGCAGcggctttttagccccaaagccacccctgaactccagaggggctcagagccagctcctgagggtgaggagggccacagaaataattcgatgctcttctgtcctccctgcagactatggaTGCcttggacaccatgctggagggcttcgtacTCAGCTGTCCCATCACCAGTTTCAACACAGAGAtgcagaatatgttgaaggtttggcatttgcaaagaatttccaaagaatcctctcaggtcacatttgcagaccactgtcaacccccagcaacttctctcctcgcaggtgatgctggactttgctggCTCCAAAAACTCAACTGTGCGCgagagagctgtgaggaggatTGAGAGGCTGATTACTTTCATCCGCTGGTATTTGGTGACCAAGGTAAGGCACACggaaccctccaccctttcctgcatcccagagcatcctgccatgcaagggtgcctgtgaggcaagcctcgatgtACGTGagggcctcagcactgtgaatcGAGGGTCTTTGTCCCTCCTTcacccctgctcttccctccccaggccctgctatctcaggggctggctctgcctccactaagccctttgtctctcctccctttttcaTACAGATCTTAGAGAACTTTGAAATCTATAGCGAAGATGAGCCCAAAGATTTCAACCTGtgcatccccatcctgggcaagctgctgggccacctcttgcttttcagcagtggcGATGATTCCATGGGACACGCAGCTTTGAAAAGTCTTTTTCACATGTACACAGTCGTCAcagaaggaagaggtaagaaggtgtggtgggcaatgtccatctgcacacagacatctgctggtttgtctgcctgttctccccgagtattgtgaaggattgtttttgtgcttggtggaggctgcccacagaattctgccaggttccctgacctcctctgctcctcacagcagcttcccgcagcattctggctatcgttttccgcagaagctagacacTCACCTGatgtccaggagcagttctctgctgctgtccttcccaaccctccccagatcacctaccacacTATTTTGTGGtctcccccagtctaagccatcaatcgatgagcacttcccaaaccacATCTTCCctgaggagtgaacagcagagccagccgtgcatcaccagggatggtgacgccctccagaatgctccctgactgtttgctccctgccgtcttaaaggcaggtgtcagggggcttcctgcacgtcctgaccccgagcagaagggggtctgtgacacgctgctacccccacagcacccaacgccattgcttctcctccttctgcatcatccctgaggtccctcttgctcccagcactcctcaccttgtgctttacatccctgcccatcaCTCTCCTCGCcatgggtctgagcctccctcctcaaccattcctagtgaaagtgcttttcaatatttggcaagcttgttggcaaagatgctcttccctactgactctttggtgttgccccctgtttagaatgcatattgagagaggacatggaaaagtatgcaaagagacaccagaGTTTGGAGGAtacaacatttctattttctataaCATCAACTCcctgtgaaattgccaaggtaatgagctctggccttgctggggatcttgtccgcagcatcagcaggcatctcgtgtaggcaaaggggtccagaaccggtggggctggcacggcctcactcgccctggtgagagggttcctcttgttccccgagggccctctctccagagctgcccttgctgctcagctaagcagcacccttgggacactcagtgaggcatgtcttccctcctccttcttcccacaggggtttggaggacatctcttccctgctgagaggctggacatcatcctcacagcccttgaagctttacaagactccagcatccatgacaagcagggggccttcagcgtgctggacgcagccttggaggacgCTGGctactggctgacagatgtaagtggcctgtggccatggccctgcccttgagctcttccaggcgttgttcctctctccttccctgcctccctccccgcctccctcgcacatcggggtctcttgggctccagaagccacctgaagccagcagagagcaatggaaggggccaaagtttgagtggcagctgtggcaatggctgcggtctgctggcaacaccattcccactttgtcccccaaggtgccaacgatcatggagtgcatcaggaaaaacctgggcagcatccacacagCATCGGCgtggcagtgcctggactccctgcttctccagctgaCCAACGTGATGCCCAGGAGTGAagtcaagaacctgctgcagttctctcggCCACGTggcaggtcctggccttaacatccttgagggcttgttccgcgtcgggagatgcacctggagactctctgcttgccacaccaatggcaaagggcaggacatccccaaggagcacagccctccttcccaccaatgtgttccagccctactgggccagccagggctgcagcagcccagctgtccaaggcagcccagagtccccctgcccccagggaacaccagctcagccccctcctgcctgcccaggctgggccctcagtgctccccaagtcacaggggctgcaggacagcctgggtcctctggggctggcccagtttgtggccctgcggctgaggcagcctcactgacagagtattctgggcttgcagcactgacctgggcatgtgggaggtgatcctggccatgccgcagaccttggagaaggttttaaacatcatgatggAAGACTTGCCGCTGTGCAACTGGTGCACCGCAGTCACCGAAGACACCTGCATctgtcgcttggctgtgagttcccagatgaaaccttgctcccagcagggctacgtgtgccccttcaggcacacaggcacagccctgtgcccgtctacccccaaactgccagctcccgcaggacgtacggacacatggtccctggggccggcaagcccccgtagctccccgcgcctggtgcctctttggtgccagctggcgctgccccatccctgcccaaaggtgggagaagaagaggctgcagggggccctgccaggctctcactgctctttcttgcagatgctggcccagaatcacatttctgaggaggactttggtaacccagtgcacctccagagctacctgaagcacccaagcccagagatgcgctttttggttctgaaagggctctgcaccgtgtcagagagccctgagaaggtgagcgggccatcgtcatgcaaagccatgttggcagcctggggctttgctcttctgccctcccgtccctccccgctgccaggaagcaaggcaggaggctggtgctcaggaaccagagccctttgcccagggtggtctctcactgcctcacggaagggaaatggtgtctttcctacaggcaaggaaaattcaggtcttgctgccagacattgtggaggctctgcaggacaccaacacagacatGCTGAtgaaggccctgcctgtgctgagaaacgtgatggctcatgtggagaggtggaaggccagtggcccggctctgcagctggctgagaagctcctgccactctttgaccacgtaagtgtgctgcgggagcccgagccctcagctgggccccctgtaacgagggctgcccttcaacccggccctgtgggcagcactcaggcagggccttcccagtctcctcgtcagcccaggcgctggggagctctacttgggcatggctggtgcggctggtggcgaaagtgggtggctggcgggcagcctgcgatggcaaccgattgcgttgcccttcacgggcaccaggccttgcagctgcccctgagcagctcctttGGGAAGGATCCAgagctgaagcatctcacagtgcttgGAGATCCCTTCACATCAGTCAAGCtgatgctgaaattcctcctgtcctcctccctgccaggagtccagccaggtgcgggagcactccatctgcctcttccaagctgTGGtgaaggctgtgctgcggcaaaggaagaaggaaattaagaggacagtgcacaggagccttctcccactctactttcacatgagagaccagagtgagagcgtagcaaaggtacagatctcagagctgagcagttaggtgggcaagggtgtgctgatgccacagggttgctctgggggatcacagaatttctaggttggaagagacctcaagatcatcgagtccagcctctgatgtctggctgtgatctctgggatctctctcattgtgagctgcctccgatggtggctgtcccgtggccttgccttggccactgaacccagtgcacgctgctccccaccacagcctcccataacacgctgggaaaggctcgcagccctgccaagaggaggggacagagggtctccttcccaaggctgtgctgctacctcccaacctctgctgctccgcaggcctctggggaagctctcgccgtggctgcaaAGTTTCTGCGACGCAAAGAGCTCAAGCGCTTGGCcaagacagaacagacgtggaacATcagggagtgcttggtaaggacccatcttggtttgccccagctgggcaaacgtgcccggccagagcccgctgcctgcagccgcatcctcgctcccttcctgccagcacagagccccagggggctgttctgcaggcccctctgccctccctgcccccaggatgctggaggagaccctggagagggtgtgcaagccccgtgaccctgcgttctctctctctccagctgcagcaggacagaggcagagtagaagaatacctgcagcagagccagccctacctgcaggccactcagaccaacttgcgacttgaggccgtcagattcattggtgagcccagcccctgagtccctcttggggcagcctttggcagccccaggcacagccctgttgcccccagagccccccgactgggcccttgctccagggtgcaggagggggcacagcctggctggccaggccaggggctgcactgctgggagcgtgctggggagcggggctctgataagattctctgtgtctaggtcttgctgcacgctactgcaaggaccagagcgaggagaagctggatgaaatcctcagcggtgagtgagggcagtggggggtgtgctagggctggggggacagcggcagaggcccccgtgccttgccctgctccagggaaatgcttcagggcggaggagcaatgcagccataggaacgagggagaggagactgGGTAGCccgtggtgtcagggaatggcctcccagcctggagctgggcagtgccgctgaaagggttgagtgtccctgaggaagagtcaggggaaagggcagtaaggctgacagaaggtgggagcctgttgtagagcacgcaacctggacgaagagggagatgaaacTGCCTcttcctggcctggggaagagtcgagtggggctggcatggtctgcaggggatgcctggggatctctgcaaggagtgggttttcatctctgctcttctttcttttgcagcccTCCAGCCTTTATGTAACGACCCGAATCCCACGGTCCGTTACACGACAGTTCAAACCACCAAGATCCTGACGTCAAGGCGTTACAGAATGTCAGAACTGCTATCTCgactgctgtgctgctgttagccccgcagcagtccccAAAACCCTTTTGTAAATATTACTATAAATCTTTAAATATTACCCATTTTATAAGTATGACTAAATTCAGAtcgagttgagacttcatttgtAACAAGCCTAACGTTCAGCTCTCCAGGAGTAGACCCAATCTTCCAAGTTCCTGTTATGGGTCCCTTTTCTCCTGACCCATCCTGGAACCTTCAAAGAATTTCTGAATCCCTGGAACCCTCTAAAAGCTTCCGAATCCCTGGCTGTGCCTGTATCTAGAGGTGTCTAGCAAGTGGTTAACCCACCCAGTGCCTCCCAATATTGCTTAGaggccccagcaccctcccagtgccccccagtgttgcccagagctccccagcaccctcccagtgccccccagtaatGCCTATGGACCTTCAGCactctcccagtgcccccccagtatTGCCCAGAGcgccccagcaccctcccagtgcccccgaGTAATGCCTATGGACCTTCAGTactctccctgtgcccccccagtattgctcagagccccccagcaccctcccagtgccccccagtgctgTCTTCAGCCCCCTCAATTCTGTTCCAGTGTGCCCCAGTAATGCCTGGAGACCCCCCCAATTCCCTCCCAGTGACCCTAGTGCTGTCCTGAGTGTCCCCAGTTCCCTCCCAATGCGTCCCAGTGTTGCTTAGAGCCcaccagcaccctcccagtgccccccccccagtaatGCCTGCGGATCTTCAGCTCTCTTCCAGCGCCCCCCAGTGTCGCTCAGAGCTTCCCAGCACTCTCCCAGTGCCCTTCAGTAATGCCCAGAGACCTCCTGTAGGCATTACTGGTGGGCACTGGGAGAACACTGAGGGGCTCTAGACAGCAATGTGGGGCACTGGGGTGTTATTGAGGGGCTCTGTGCagtactggggggcactgggagagtACTGGGGGCTCTAGCTACTTCTAGGTGGGTACTGGTGGCTcaggggagcactgggagggtaCTGGGTGGTCtccaggcagtgctgggaggcactgggaaggAATTGGTATGCTCTGGGCATCACTTGGGGATGCTGGGAGGGTACTGGGATGCACTAGATGCGTACACTGGGGACtctggggagcactgggaggaacTGTGAGCACACTGGGGCACGGGGGCCAGCACTGGGGGTTACTGGGAGGGTACTGGTGACCTCTGGGCAGaactgggggacactgggagggagcaggggggtCTCTAGGCATTACTGGGGGTCACTGGGAGGGTGCTTGGGGACTCTGAGCAAtactggggggaactgggagagaACTGGGGGCACTCAGGACAGAActagggggcactgggagggaaccAGGCATCTCCAGACATTACTGAGTGGCACTGGAACAGAACTGGGGGGGCTAAAGACAGcactggggagcactgggaaggtATTAGGGGTCTCCAGGCattactgggggcactgggaaggagctgggcaTCTTCAGGCATTAGTCATTCAGTCATGCAGATGCCCACGTGCCCAAGAGTCacgctactgaagaacatcagaacaacgaagaagtggatcgagcttcgaaaatcaaagtggctcaggtggacctggactgggaacgtgagggtgagctgtttgtagcccgatgggcccatgaaacattaggacatctggggagggatgccacttacagatgggctcgtgatcgaggggtggacttgaccattgaggccatcacacaggttacccatgagtgtgagacctgtgctgcaatcgaGAAAGCCACGAAagtaaaatctccctggaacagggggagatggctagggtttcaatatggtgaggcctTGCAGATTGACTATATTGGACCACTCCCAAAAACTCGCTAAGGCAAACGGTACATACTcagcatggtagaagcaactactgggtggctggaaacgtaCCCTGTAAACCACACCACGGCCCGAAACACTGTCtagggcctggaaagacaagtattgtggcgtcatggtacaccagagagaattgagtctgacaatgggagtcatttctgaaacaatCCTTTTACCTTCTGGGCCAAGAGGCATGGTGTTGAGTGGGTGTAGCACATCCCTTATCAAACGCAAGcttctgggaaggttgagaggtaccatggactgttaaaaactatgtaaaaaaaatgattgtgaTTAGTATTGGACTGGCAATGACATCAATgaatatgaaagggaaaaagcaggggaCTTTTCTGTCACCCTCGCTTAAAATTTCTTTATTGGGATGGATTTAGGACAGCTGTGCTCGggatggtttagtggggactgttagtgttaggtcagaggttggactcgatcatcttgaggtctcttccaacctagaaattctgtgaaattctgtgattctcttacgagcattaggtgctgggacgtggaaacaatgggacacaaatctaccagaagccacttggctagttaacaatagggggtctgacagccgtgctggtcctgctgaaacaaaacccctacacactgtgaaaggagctaaagttcccgtagtgcatgtaggaaggtggatgggga encodes the following:
- the LOC113840692 gene encoding maestro heat-like repeat-containing protein family member 7 is translated as MEGAQEPQGDPERSPSPTMPQPPTQTSRPFNLASSPTSEAASEWDEEGGMPPRQPRLAWQETWSSRGSNQPAEDSLLAEDKTPVKAILPVEDSSLAEAISQEVGSSPAQDRRPVEDSLVVEDSGSTQDSKKKSQLLDSSNIWKLRRNSAVQSIRAYVRRKEKGNEEQKIVFLIEICDLCRCVTEKGVPMNLHGFCSKHKLVEHIMALMEKEPVDSLRTEFWQIAMETVALLSNTVPTALHGKRESLLNVCCKSVFFLPPESDMPETERALYAKTMDALDTMLEGFVLSCPITSFNTEMQNMLKVMLDFAGSKNSTVRERAVRRIERLITFIRWYLVTKILENFEIYSEDEPKDFNLCIPILGKLLGHLLLFSSGDDSMGHAALKSLFHMYTVVTEGRECILREDMEKYAKRHQSLEDTTFLFSITSTPCEIAKGFGGHLFPAERLDIILTALEALQDSSIHDKQGAFSVLDAALEDAGYWLTDVPTIMECIRKNLGSIHTASAWQCLDSLLLQLTNVMPRSEVKNLLQFSRPRGSTDLGMWEVILAMPQTLEKVLNIMMEDLPLCNWCTAVTEDTCICRLAMLAQNHISEEDFGNPVHLQSYLKHPSPEMRFLVLKGLCTVSESPEKARKIQVLLPDIVEALQDTNTDMLMKALPVLRNVMAHVERWKASGPALQLAEKLLPLFDHESSQVREHSICLFQAVVKAVLRQRKKEIKRTVHRSLLPLYFHMRDQSESVAKASGEALAVAAKFLRRKELKRLAKTEQTWNIRECLLQQDRGRVEEYLQQSQPYLQATQTNLRLEAVRFIGLAARYCKDQSEEKLDEILSALQPLCNDPNPTVRYTTVQTTKILTSRRYRMSELLSRLLCCC